In Candidatus Methylomirabilis sp., one genomic interval encodes:
- the rpsD gene encoding 30S ribosomal protein S4 — protein sequence VTGEELLRLLETRLDSVVLRLGFAQTIHQARQLVSHGHILLDGKRLNVPSATVRVGQVIEAGPKAKNFIPVREALEVTPEPPAYLERDKDAVQGRLIKRPERAEIPLPVPVEERLVVEFMS from the coding sequence GTGACCGGCGAGGAGCTGCTTCGCCTGCTGGAGACCCGTCTCGATTCCGTGGTCCTTCGCCTGGGATTCGCCCAGACCATCCACCAGGCCAGACAGCTCGTGTCTCACGGGCACATCCTGCTGGACGGCAAGCGGCTGAACGTCCCCAGCGCCACCGTCAGGGTGGGACAGGTCATCGAGGCCGGCCCGAAGGCGAAGAACTTCATCCCGGTGCGGGAAGCGCTGGAGGTCACGCCGGAGCCACCGGCGTACCTCGAGCGAGACAAGGACGCCGTCCAGGGCCGGCTGATCAAGCGCCCCGAGCGCGCCGAGATTCCGCTTCCGGTCCCCGTCGAGGAACGCCTGGTCGTCGAGTTCATGTCCTGA